A window of Eikenella corrodens contains these coding sequences:
- the sstT gene encoding serine/threonine transporter SstT, with protein MSLGWKQLLPKWGLASQITFAFFGAVALGLLVRFAGSSSMVASAGNLLGSLFVGALKAIAPLLVFTLVVSAVAQHRKGMNSNIRPVIVLYVVGMAVAALLAVAVSFAFPSFVPLNGVDVADKPIPNGFGEVLQNLLLKIVTNPVQALADANYIGILAWALVLGLALRAADEPTRNFLQNISDAVNKVMYWIIRLAPIGIFGLALHTFVSTGLENLAAYLHVLLAIVGAMAFMALVLNPLIVFFAIRKNPYPLVWTCLKESGLIAFVIRSSVANIPVNLNLCKKLGLNEETYAVTIPLGATMNMEGASITITILTLAAVHTLGIPVDFITAFLLVIIAVIGACGASGIPGGALPLVPMACSLFNINNDVAMQMVTIGLIISVVQDPCGTLLNSSTDVVFTAAADPVYRHREVAGQVETAA; from the coding sequence ATGTCTTTAGGATGGAAACAGCTTTTGCCCAAATGGGGCTTGGCTTCGCAAATTACCTTTGCTTTTTTCGGCGCCGTTGCGCTGGGTTTGCTGGTGCGCTTTGCCGGCAGCAGCAGTATGGTGGCGTCGGCAGGCAATCTGTTGGGCTCGCTGTTTGTGGGTGCGCTCAAGGCGATTGCACCGCTGCTGGTGTTCACGCTGGTGGTGTCGGCCGTGGCGCAACACCGCAAGGGCATGAATTCGAATATCCGGCCGGTGATTGTGCTGTATGTGGTGGGCATGGCGGTGGCGGCATTGCTGGCGGTGGCGGTAAGCTTTGCATTCCCGTCTTTTGTGCCGCTCAACGGGGTGGATGTGGCGGATAAGCCGATTCCGAACGGGTTTGGCGAGGTGCTGCAAAACCTGCTGCTCAAAATCGTGACCAATCCGGTACAAGCCTTGGCAGATGCCAACTACATCGGCATTTTGGCTTGGGCCTTGGTGTTGGGCTTGGCTTTGCGCGCTGCCGACGAGCCTACGCGCAATTTTCTGCAAAACATTTCCGATGCGGTAAACAAAGTGATGTATTGGATTATCCGCCTTGCCCCCATCGGCATTTTCGGGCTGGCGTTGCATACGTTTGTGAGCACTGGCTTGGAAAACCTGGCGGCCTATCTGCACGTGCTGCTGGCGATTGTGGGCGCGATGGCGTTTATGGCGCTGGTGCTGAATCCGCTGATTGTGTTTTTTGCAATCCGCAAAAATCCGTATCCGCTGGTGTGGACTTGCCTGAAAGAGAGCGGGCTGATTGCTTTCGTTATCCGCAGTTCGGTGGCCAATATCCCGGTCAACCTGAATTTGTGCAAAAAGCTGGGGCTGAATGAGGAAACCTATGCGGTAACCATCCCGCTGGGTGCCACCATGAATATGGAAGGCGCATCGATTACCATCACTATCCTGACGCTGGCCGCAGTGCACACATTGGGCATCCCTGTGGACTTCATCACGGCTTTTTTACTGGTGATTATTGCCGTTATCGGCGCATGCGGGGCTTCTGGCATTCCCGGCGGGGCGCTGCCGTTGGTGCCGATGGCATGCAGCTTGTTTAATATCAACAACGATGTGGCGATGCAGATGGTTACCATCGGGCTGATTATCAGCGTGGTGCAAGACCCATGCGGTACGCTGCTCAATTCTTCCACCGACGTGGTGTTTACCGCTGCTGCCGATCCGGTGTATCGGCATAGAGAAGTGGCGGGGCAGGTGGAAACGGCGGCTTAA
- a CDS encoding methionine/alanine import family NSS transporter small subunit, producing the protein MSTIAIVMMLVALVVIWGGLIVSVLRLPEDKGGGQE; encoded by the coding sequence ATGAGCACGATTGCGATTGTGATGATGCTGGTGGCGCTGGTGGTGATCTGGGGCGGCTTGATCGTATCCGTCCTGCGGCTGCCGGAAGACAAGGGCGGCGGGCAGGAATAA
- a CDS encoding sodium-dependent transporter, with translation MSNPQNPKRETFSSRRAFMFAAIGSAVGLGNIWRFPYVAYKNGGGAFILPYLVALLTAGIPLLFLDYAVGHRYRGSPPLAFRRLDRRFETIGWWNVLVNVLIGLYYAVILGWAASYTYYSLNAAWGANPADFFFKDYLQMASDVSAQMQFVAQVTVPLVLVWLATLLILAFGVQKGVARASTFFMPLLVVMFVLLVGIALFLPGAAKGLDVLFTPDWSKLASSEVWVAAYGQIFFSLSVCFGIMITYSSYMKRDSDLTGTGMVVAFANSSFELLAGIGVFAALGFIATANGQQVGDVAAGGIGLAFIAFPTIINQAPAGALIGLLFFGSLVFAGLTSLISVLEVVIAAVQDKLKIGRVAATLAVGVPMMTASVLLFGTTTGLPVLDVLDKFVNTYGIVAAGFLYVLCVVLSRHLGVLSRHINKTSSLKVGKTWLLFVGAVTPLVLGTMLFTDTRSLLTEGYGGYPAWFVNIYGWGTAIGVVVFAFLLSGLPWKHEDKLQETPVETEGDE, from the coding sequence GTGTCTAATCCGCAAAATCCCAAGCGCGAAACCTTCTCCAGCCGGCGGGCGTTTATGTTTGCCGCCATCGGCTCGGCGGTGGGTTTGGGCAATATCTGGCGCTTTCCCTATGTGGCATATAAAAACGGCGGCGGGGCGTTTATCCTGCCGTATTTGGTGGCGCTGCTCACGGCGGGCATCCCGCTTTTGTTTCTCGATTATGCGGTGGGCCACCGCTATCGCGGCTCGCCGCCGTTGGCGTTCCGCCGTCTCGACCGCCGGTTTGAAACCATCGGCTGGTGGAATGTGTTGGTAAACGTGCTCATCGGGCTTTACTACGCGGTGATTTTAGGTTGGGCGGCCAGCTACACCTATTATTCGCTCAATGCGGCCTGGGGCGCGAATCCTGCCGATTTCTTCTTCAAAGACTATTTGCAGATGGCTTCGGACGTGTCGGCGCAGATGCAGTTTGTGGCGCAGGTAACCGTGCCGCTGGTGCTAGTGTGGCTGGCCACGCTGCTGATTTTGGCCTTCGGCGTGCAAAAGGGCGTGGCGCGCGCGTCCACTTTCTTTATGCCGCTGTTGGTGGTGATGTTTGTGCTCTTGGTGGGGATTGCGCTGTTTTTGCCGGGCGCGGCCAAGGGTTTGGACGTGTTGTTTACCCCGGATTGGAGCAAGCTGGCCAGCTCGGAAGTGTGGGTGGCGGCTTATGGGCAGATTTTCTTCTCGCTCTCGGTGTGCTTCGGCATCATGATCACTTATTCTTCCTATATGAAACGTGATTCGGACTTAACCGGCACGGGCATGGTGGTGGCGTTTGCCAACAGCAGCTTCGAATTGCTGGCCGGCATCGGCGTGTTTGCCGCGCTGGGCTTTATTGCCACGGCCAACGGGCAGCAGGTGGGCGATGTGGCCGCCGGCGGCATCGGCCTGGCCTTTATCGCATTCCCCACCATCATCAACCAGGCACCGGCCGGCGCGCTGATCGGCCTGCTGTTTTTCGGCTCGCTGGTGTTCGCCGGGCTCACTTCGCTGATTTCCGTGCTGGAAGTGGTGATTGCGGCGGTGCAGGACAAACTGAAAATCGGCCGCGTGGCCGCCACGCTGGCGGTGGGCGTGCCGATGATGACGGCTTCGGTGCTGTTGTTCGGCACTACCACCGGCCTGCCGGTATTGGATGTGCTGGATAAATTTGTGAACACCTACGGTATCGTGGCCGCCGGTTTCCTGTATGTGTTGTGCGTGGTGCTGAGCCGCCATCTGGGCGTACTTTCCCGCCACATCAACAAAACTTCCTCGCTGAAAGTGGGCAAAACCTGGCTGCTGTTTGTGGGCGCGGTAACGCCCCTGGTGTTGGGCACCATGCTCTTCACCGACACGCGCTCGCTGCTCACCGAAGGCTATGGCGGCTACCCGGCTTGGTTTGTGAACATCTACGGCTGGGGTACGGCCATCGGGGTGGTGGTGTTTGCCTTCCTGCTCTCCGGCCTGCCGTGGAAACACGAAGACAAACTGCAAGAAACCCCTGTTGAAACCGAAGGAGACGAATAA